The following coding sequences lie in one Stigmatopora nigra isolate UIUO_SnigA chromosome 4, RoL_Snig_1.1, whole genome shotgun sequence genomic window:
- the LOC144195316 gene encoding solute carrier family 23 member 2-like isoform X3, which yields MGVGKNTAAKAVDSGSEGGKYEEESKQATDFYPIPVVVNGVGGANGDQDTENTELMAVYTKEAQRAEKSSISETLDSSESVDPRRMDMIYIIEDTPPWYLCVFLGLQHYLTCFSGTIAVPFLLAEAMCVGFDQWATSQLIGTIFFCVGITTLLQTTLGCRLPLFQASAFAFLAPARAILSLDKWKCNNTEILGMNSTEIVNTEHIWHPRIREIQGAIIVSSLVEVCIGALGLPGLLLKYIGPLTITPTVALIGLSGFQAAGERAGKHWGVAMLTIFLVLLFSQYARNVHFPLPVYKAKKGWTSYRLQVFKMFPIIMAILVSWFLCFIFTVTDVFPPEKGKYGYYARTDARQGILSAAPWFKIPYPFQWGVPNVTAAGVIGMMSAVVASIIESIGDYYACARLSCAPPPPIHAINRGIFVEGISCVLDGLFGTGNGSTSSSPNIGVLGITKVGSRRVIQYGAAMMLLLGLVGKFSALFASLPDPVLGALFCTLFGMITAVGLSNLQFVDLNSSRNLFVLGFSIFFGLMLPSYLKKNPLVTGIVEVDQVLNVLLTTAMFVGGSVAFILDNTIPGTPEERGIRKLKRGTGPSAAELEGMRSYDLPFGMDFIRRHSFFKYLPISPTFAGYQWGALRQSCRSGCGRAEDGEGGVSRGESLP from the exons ATGGGCGTGGGCAAGAATACGGCCGCCAAAGCCGTGGACAGCGGCAGCGAGGGAGGAAAATATGAAGAGGAGAGCAAACAGGCCACAGACTTCTACCCAATTCCG GTGGTGGTCAACGGAGTGGGCGGAGCCAACGGGGACCAGGATACGGAGAACACGGAGCTGATGGCCGTCTACACCAAAGAGGCTCAAAGAGCCGAAAAG agcTCCATTTCTGAAACATTGGACAGTTCAGAGAGCGTGGATCCAAGGAGGATGGACATGATCTATATCATAGAAGACACTCCACCTTGgtacctgtgtgtatttttaggcCTACAG cACTATTTGACGTGTTTCAGCGGAACCATCGCGGTGCCGTTCCTCCTGGCCGAAGCCATGTGCGTGGGCTTTGACCAGTGGGCCACCAGCCAGCTCATCGGGACCATCTTCTTTTGCGTGGGAATCACCACCCTGCTGCAAACCACGCTGGGCTGCAg GTTGCCGTTGTTCCAGGCCAGCGCGTTTGCCTTCCTGGCCCCAGCCCGAGCCATCCTCTCACTGGACAAGTGGAAGTGCAACAACACGG AAATCCTGGGGATGAACAGCACAGAGATTGTGAACACGGAGCACATTTGGCATCCCAGGATACGAGAA aTCCAAGGAGCCATCATCGTGTCCTCGCTGGTGGAGGTTTGCATCGGAGCGCTGGGTCTCCCCGGGCTCCTCTTGAAGTACATCGGGCCCCTGACCATCACCCCCACCGTGGCCCTCATCGGCCTCTCCGGCTTCCAGGCGGCCGGTGAGAGGGCGGGAAAACATTGGGGTGTCGCCATGCT CACCATTTTCCTGGTGCTCCTGTTTTCCCAGTACGCCCGAAACGTCCACTTCCCGCTGCCGGTCTACAAAGCCAAAAAAGGCTGGACGTCCTACCGACTGCAAGTTTTCAAAATGTTCCCG aTCATCATGGCCATCCTGGTGTCGTGGTTTCTCTGCTTCATCTTCACGGTGACGGACGTTTTTCCGCCGGAAAAGGGCAAGTACGGCTACTACGCTCGCACGGACGCGCGCCAGGGAATCCTCTCGGCGGCGCCCTGGTTCAAGATTCCCTACCCAT TCCAGTGGGGCGTTCCCAACGTCACGGCGGCGGGCGTGATCGGCATGATGAGCGCCGTGGTGGCCAGCATCATCGAATCCATCGGCGACTATTACGCCTGCGCTCGCCTGTCGTGCGCGCCACCGCCGCCCATCCACGCCATCAACAG GGGCATATTCGTGGAGGGAATCTCCTGCGTGCTGGACGGCCTTTTTGGGACGGGAAATGGCTCCACCTcctccagccccaacattggcGTTCTGGGAATAACAAAG GTGGGCAGCCGTCGCGTGATCCAGTACGGCGCCGCCATGATGCTACTGCTGGGCCTGGTGGGCAAATTCAGCGCCCTGTTCGCCTCCCTGCCGGACCCCGTGTTGGGGGCGCTCTTCTGCACTTTGTTCGGCATGATCACGGCGGTGGGGCTGTCCAACCTGCAGTTTGTGGACCTCAACTCTTCGCGCAACCTCTTTGTGCTGGGCTTCTCCATCTTCTTTGGCCTCATGCTGCCCAGCTACCTGAAAAAGAACCCGCTGGTTACAG GCATTGTTGAGGTTGACCAAGTGCTGAACGTGCTTCTCACCACGGCCATGTTTGTGGGAGGCTCGGTGGCATTCATTTTGGACAACACTATTCCAG GTACCCCCGAGGAGCGCGGCATCCGGAAGCTGAAGCGGGGCACGGGTCCCAGCGCCGCCGAGCTGGAGGGGATGCGATCCTACGACCTCCCTTTCGGGATGGACTTCATTCGCAGGCACTCCTTCTTCAAGTACCTCCCCATCAGCCCCACCTTCGCCGGCTACCAGTGGGGGGCGCTGCGGCAGAGCTGCCGGAGCGGCTGCGGCCGGGCGGAAGACGGCGAGGGAGGAGTTTCCCGCGGCGAGAGTCTTCCCTAA
- the LOC144195736 gene encoding ras association domain-containing protein 2-like — MDGTHNRVQLGENKFISKATILSHLKTYNIYYDGQNLQLRHREEEGELMVEGLLNIFWGLRRPIRLQMQDDHERIRPPPSSTSWHSGCILDGQSSPSGPESQQTAPAAPPGVRVTPPDRRADDDDGAGATEEDGEKSAQLPRTKSDAGVLRRVHRRSPSDQRKIRRHRFSINGHFYNHKTAVFTPAFGSVTNVRINSFMSTPQVLRVLLNKFKIENSPDDFALYLVHASGERAKLKRSDFPLVLRVMQGPCEQVCKLFLMEEDLGEEVTYDVAQYIKFEMPVLQSFVVKLKEEEDREVQKLRRRYNVLRCVIEKQLGCLAEGPECL; from the exons ATGGATGGCACTCACAACAGGGTTCAGCTGGGGGAGAACAAGTTCATCAGCAA GGCGACCATCCTCTCACATTTGAAAACGTACAACATTTACTATGATGGCCAGAATCTACAACTCCGCCACAGAGAG GAAGAGGGGGAGCTGATGGTGGAGGGCCTGTTGAACATCTTTTGGGGCCTGCGGCGACCCATCAGGCTTCAGATGCAGGACGACCACGAGCGCATCCGACCGCCTCCGTCCTCCACCTCCTGGCACTCGGGTTGCATCCTGGACGGTCAAAG CTCCCCGAGCGGCCCCGAGAGTCAACAGACGGCGCCGGCGGCACCACCCGGCGTGCGGGTGACGCCCCCCGACCGCCGagcggacgacgacgacggcgccgGCGCCACGGAAG AGGACGGCGAAAAATCGGCTCAGCTGCCCAGGACCAAGAGCGACGCCGGGGTGCTGAGGCGAGTCCACCGCCGCTCGCCCAGCGACCAGAGGAAGATCCGACGCCATCGATTCTCCATCAACGGACACTTTTACAACCACAAG ACGGCGGTGTTCACGCCGGCTTTCGGTTCGGTGACCAACGTCCGCATCAACAGCTTCATGAGCACGCCGCAGGTGCTGCGAGTCCTCCTCAACAAGTTCAAGATCGAGAACAGCCCCGACGACTTTGCGCTTTACCTGGTGCACGCCAGCGGAG AAAGAGCCAAACTGAAGCGCAGCGACTTCCCTCTGGTCTTGAGAGTCATGCAGGGTCCGTGCGAGCAGGTGTGCAAACTCTTCCtcatggaggaggacctgggagaAGAAGTCACCTATGAc GTGGCACAGTACATCAAGTTTGAGATGCCCGTGCTGCAGAGCTTCGTCGTCAAgctgaaggaggaggaagaccgCGAAGTGCAAAAGCTGAGGAGAAG GTACAACGTCCTGCGCTGCGTCATCGAGAAGCAACTGGGCTGCCTGGCGGAAGGTCCCGAGTGTCTGTGA
- the LOC144195737 gene encoding uncharacterized protein LOC144195737, translating to MSRLPNVSLTVATCTLLLLATLTPSSEARRGGGFRGGWGGGRSSYRPQAPRGGGPSAGKVAGAAAAGAIGGAMLGSALSRPAYGGYGGYGGGFGGGYGGGYPGGYGYPGGYGYPRYGGGYRATGGGQAYDPEGSGDMEFLTGASSGPVYNSIVVVVGSILTLLLPLL from the coding sequence ATGTCCAGGCTACCAAATGTCTCGCTGACAGTGGCCACGTGCACGCTGCTGTTGCTCGCCACGCTGACCCCCAGCTCGGAGGCCCGGCGCGGCGGAGGCTTCAGGGGCGGTTGGGGCGGGGGCAGGTCGTCTTACCGGCCGCAGGCCCCCAGAGGCGGCGGCCCCAGCGCCGGCAAAGTGGCCGGCGCGGCCGCGGCGGGGGCCATCGGCGGAGCCATGCTGGGCTCGGCCTTGAGCCGCCCCGCCTACGGAGGCTACGGAGGCTACGGCGGCGGCTTCGGGGGAGGTTACGGAGGCGGCTATCCCGGAGGCTACGGCTATCCCGGAGGCTACGGCTACCCGCGCTACGGCGGGGGCTACCGCGCCACTGGCGGCGGGCAAGCGTACGACCCGGAGGGTTCCGGAGACATGGAGTTCCTGACCGGGGCGTCCAGCGGGCCCGTCTACAACAGtatcgtggtggtggtgggctccaTTCTCACTCTCCTTCTGCCGCTCCTGTGA
- the LOC144195738 gene encoding uncharacterized protein LOC144195738 isoform X2 — protein MAAETKFLTSWRGAPGNCTLISGVMVQLSAPGIISMAMMRAHTTRVKTAATFSLSGFWTDDKRRHQWPPRQTTPPPPLASGWRTAPLRGGDKSWQTDRSPQQVRVQDGEQPG, from the exons A TGGCGGCCGAGACCAAGTTCTTGACAAGTTGGAGGGGCGCGCCCGGCAACTGTACTTTGATATCCGGGGTGATGGTGCAGCTGTCGGCGCCGGGCATCATCAGCATGGCCATGATGAGGGCGCACACCACCAGAGTCAAG ACGGCGGCAACGTTCTCGCTCTCTGGCTTTTGGACCGATGACAAACGTCGACATCAATGGCCGCCACGCCAgaccacgcccccccccccactggcTTCAGGATGGAGAACAGCCCCACTGAGAG GCGGCGACAAAAGTTGGCAGACTGACCGTTCTCCTCAACAAGTTCGAGTTCAAGATGGAGAACAGCCCGGATGA
- the LOC144195738 gene encoding uncharacterized protein LOC144195738 isoform X1, whose translation MVATNSDVSSSNCSLYAHTQTSFMAFSLCEVAAETKFLTSWRGAPGNCTLISGVMVQLSAPGIISMAMMRAHTTRVKTAATFSLSGFWTDDKRRHQWPPRQTTPPPPLASGWRTAPLRGGDKSWQTDRSPQQVRVQDGEQPG comes from the exons ATGGTAGCGACAAATTCAGACGTTTCTTCCTCTAATTGTTCCCTCTATGCCCATACACAA ACATCATTCATGGCATTTTCTCTTTGTGAAGTGGCGGCCGAGACCAAGTTCTTGACAAGTTGGAGGGGCGCGCCCGGCAACTGTACTTTGATATCCGGGGTGATGGTGCAGCTGTCGGCGCCGGGCATCATCAGCATGGCCATGATGAGGGCGCACACCACCAGAGTCAAG ACGGCGGCAACGTTCTCGCTCTCTGGCTTTTGGACCGATGACAAACGTCGACATCAATGGCCGCCACGCCAgaccacgcccccccccccactggcTTCAGGATGGAGAACAGCCCCACTGAGAG GCGGCGACAAAAGTTGGCAGACTGACCGTTCTCCTCAACAAGTTCGAGTTCAAGATGGAGAACAGCCCGGATGA
- the LOC144195823 gene encoding uncharacterized protein LOC144195823, which yields MLESEVREHLDEVADEICDMIEKTIASYEDELIRARRENERQRRQLEAVARVHPTVWRIPGFQQMIGRPPRPGGAANSEPPQSSDVPEKENNPQPIVTIKEEEEEEETVVAMNEAGEWPGSPETPQRPVGGGDPDEPPSNQAGDGSDAGQPSTGDKPFSCPVCAKKFGRKNHVERHMWTHTGEKRCSCSLCGKTFTCPDNLNAHMRTHTGEKPFACSVCGEKFRRRRTMLAHRARHAKDKPFACFVCGKKFSQESALTEHACPGAAPNADGPESAADKSRLESERRLTCPVCGKKCTQKSQITSHMRTHTGEKPFACSVCGDRFAHKVTLITHMAKHTGEKPFLCALCRQSFASKYFLNRHLRTHNVQ from the exons ATGTTGGAAAGTGAAGTGAGGGAGCACCTGGATGAGGTCGCCGATGAAATATGCGACATGATTGAAAAAACCATCGCGTCCTACGAGGACGAACTCATTCGAGCGAGACGGGAGAATGAGCGACAACGACGACAACTTGAAGCGGTTGCTCGGGTTCACCCGACGGTGTGGCGCATCCCAG GCTTCCAGCAGATGATCGGTCGCCCGCCACGTCCGGGGGGCGCCGCAAACTCTGAGCCACCGCAGTCTTCCGACGTTCCGGAAAAGGAAAACAATCCTCAACCTATCGTCACCatcaaggaagaagaagaagaagaagaaactgtCGTCGCCATGAACGAAGCCGGCGAATGGCCAGGATCGCCCGAGACGCCGCAGCGGCCGGTAGGCGGCGGGGACCCGGACGAACCACCGAGTAACCAGGCGGGTGACGGATCGGATGCGGGACAACCCTCCACTGGCGACAAACCGTTTAGCTGCCCGGTGTGCGCCAAAAAATTTGGCCGCAAGAATCACGTGGAGCGCCACATGTGGACGCACACGGGGGAAAAGCGCTGCTCCTGCTCGCTCTGCGGCAAAACCTTCACCTGCCCGGACAATTTAAACGCCCACATGAGAACGCACACCGGAGAAAAACCCTTCGCCTGCTCCGTGTGCGGGGAAAAATTCCGCCGCAGGCGCACCATGCTCGCCCACCGGGCGAGACACGCCAAAGATAAACCTTTCGCCTGTTTCGTTTGCGGCAAAAAGTTTTCCCAGGAGTCGGCCTTGACCGAACACGCCTGCCCCGGCGCCGCTCCCAACGCCGACGGGCCCGAGAGCGCCGCGGACAAGTCCCGGCTGGAATCGGAGAGACGTTTGACCTGCCCGGTTTGCGGGAAAAAGTGCACCCAGAAGTCGCAGATCACCTCGCACATGCGGACGCACACGGGGGAGAAACCTTTCGCCTGCTCGGTTTGCGGCGACCGATTTGCTCACAAGGTGACCTTGATCACGCACATGGCAAAGCACACGGGAGAAAAGCCTTTTCTTTGCGCGCTGTGCCGCCAAAGTTTTGCCTCCAAGTACTTCCTGAACCGGCACCTACGCACGCACAACGTCCAATAA
- the LOC144195824 gene encoding calcineurin B homologous protein 3-like isoform X1 yields MREGRTKGGTWRRGCVSCPSIRAPKVPLAFSGGAMGSWQARPEQQHYYHQLAQKTGFSAEQIKNLHHRFRELSANGETISRAHLESIPTLAKNPIKKQIIDAFFDKRNQQEGESGRLEELDLGHFLMVMSHFRPPRHKSGEDERRAVRRQKLRFLFNMHDTDNDGTITLVEYRKVVEELLSKSGAIGHEAAKAIADAAMLEVASTNVPHMAPDEFYEGITFEHFEQILNGLEMESRMHIRFLDVDTSTVRCGKAGSTSTP; encoded by the exons ATGAGGGAGGGAAGGACGAAGGGAGGGACTTGGCGAAGGGGGTGTGTGTCTTGTCCGAGTATACGAGCCCCCAAAGTTCCGTTGGCATTCTCTGGAGGGGCCATGGGGTCGTGGCAGGCGCGTCCCGAGCAACAGCATTACTACCACCAATTGGCCCAAAAGACGGGAT TTTCGGCAGAacaaatcaaaaacctccatcaCCGATTCCGAGAACTCAGCGCAAATGGGGAGACCATCAG CAGAGCTCATTTGGAGAGCATTCCCACGCTAGCTAAAAATCCCATCAAGAAGCAAATCATCGACGCCTTCTTTGACAAAAG GAATCAACAAGAGGGAGAGTCGGGCCGCTTGGAGGAACTGGACTTGGGCCACTTCCTGATGGTCATGAGCCACTTCCGGCCGCCCCGGCACAAAAGCGGAGAAGACGAACGGCGCGCCGTGCGAAGGCAGAAGCTTCGCT TTTTGTTCAACATGCACGACACGGACAACGACGGCACCATCACGCTCGTCGAGTACAGGAAG GTGGTGGAAGAGCTGCTGTCCAAAAGCGGCGCCATCGGGCACGAGGCGGCCAAGGCCATCGCCGACGCCGCCATGTTGGAAGTGGCCAGCACCAACGTGCCGCACATG GCGCCGGACGAGTTCTACGAGGGGATTACTTTTGAGCATTTTGAACAG ATTCTAAACGGGCTGGAGATGGAGTCGCGCATGCACATCCGCTTTCTAGACGTGGACACCAGCACCGTGCGCTGCGGAAAAGCCGGCTCGACGTCGACCCCATAG
- the LOC144195824 gene encoding calcineurin B homologous protein 3-like isoform X2, giving the protein MREGRTKGGTWRRGCVSCPSIRAPKVPLAFSGGAMGSWQARPEQQHYYHQLAQKTGFSAEQIKNLHHRFRELSANGETIRAHLESIPTLAKNPIKKQIIDAFFDKRNQQEGESGRLEELDLGHFLMVMSHFRPPRHKSGEDERRAVRRQKLRFLFNMHDTDNDGTITLVEYRKVVEELLSKSGAIGHEAAKAIADAAMLEVASTNVPHMAPDEFYEGITFEHFEQILNGLEMESRMHIRFLDVDTSTVRCGKAGSTSTP; this is encoded by the exons ATGAGGGAGGGAAGGACGAAGGGAGGGACTTGGCGAAGGGGGTGTGTGTCTTGTCCGAGTATACGAGCCCCCAAAGTTCCGTTGGCATTCTCTGGAGGGGCCATGGGGTCGTGGCAGGCGCGTCCCGAGCAACAGCATTACTACCACCAATTGGCCCAAAAGACGGGAT TTTCGGCAGAacaaatcaaaaacctccatcaCCGATTCCGAGAACTCAGCGCAAATGGGGAGACCATCAG AGCTCATTTGGAGAGCATTCCCACGCTAGCTAAAAATCCCATCAAGAAGCAAATCATCGACGCCTTCTTTGACAAAAG GAATCAACAAGAGGGAGAGTCGGGCCGCTTGGAGGAACTGGACTTGGGCCACTTCCTGATGGTCATGAGCCACTTCCGGCCGCCCCGGCACAAAAGCGGAGAAGACGAACGGCGCGCCGTGCGAAGGCAGAAGCTTCGCT TTTTGTTCAACATGCACGACACGGACAACGACGGCACCATCACGCTCGTCGAGTACAGGAAG GTGGTGGAAGAGCTGCTGTCCAAAAGCGGCGCCATCGGGCACGAGGCGGCCAAGGCCATCGCCGACGCCGCCATGTTGGAAGTGGCCAGCACCAACGTGCCGCACATG GCGCCGGACGAGTTCTACGAGGGGATTACTTTTGAGCATTTTGAACAG ATTCTAAACGGGCTGGAGATGGAGTCGCGCATGCACATCCGCTTTCTAGACGTGGACACCAGCACCGTGCGCTGCGGAAAAGCCGGCTCGACGTCGACCCCATAG